The Trichocoleus desertorum ATA4-8-CV12 genome includes the window TCGCCAGGTTGGAATGTAGCCAATGATTCTAGCGGGTGTAGTTGCAGGGCTAGATGTAACATCATACAGTTCATCATACAATCGCCACCCGTTCTCGTTGGGATCGCCTTCCCCTGGTTTTGAAGCCCAGAAGTTAGCAATAAAGACATTGCCTTCGTATTTCACCATTGAGCCGGTTTGATATCCTTCAGGCTTTTCCACCCAGTCAGGAACGTGTGAATAGTCTTGAGAGAATCCCATGATTGAACTCCTTTCGTTAGATGTGAATGCGTTAGATGTGAATGGGGTGTAGAGTATAGACTAAACAATTAGCTGTTCTCCACGGCCATAAATTGCTATGGAACTTTATAGATGAATTACTTGAATATTTAGACAGGTCAGAGCAGAATGCCTCATTTGGGCAAAAGCAGATTTCGTTTTTGCCATGCATTACATTGGATAGCCGGTGCTCGTTTTCTGAAGTGTAATAAGTTCCAACGCTCAACTTCCTTTAGATTTTTACGAGGAGCAAACAGTTTCATAGACCAATCCTCAAGTTATGGAAAGTCCAAGTGAATCAAGAGAGCGTTTGATGCTCGGCGATCGCTTTTTAGTCTAGGTGTTAGGAGTGGAAGCCTCCAGGGGGTTATCGGCAAACTTCGTTTGTGGGAAAGCGCAATCTGAAGGGTAGTTGGCGGTTACTTTGTGCAAAGGGAGAAGTATCAATTTTGAAGCAAGTACTCTGCCTGAGGTTGATCAGAATGGGGTGACTGAAGCAAATCCTCGATATCGGGAATTACCACAAATTGCACAGGCTGCTCAAAGGAGGCGTTGGTGACGGTGGCTTGGAGGCTCTCAGCTTCTGATAGCGTAGTCAGGAGGCGATCGCCTGTCAGTGGTACCAGAGTCTCAGCAGCGCTCGTCCATTCATACTGTTCTGGCTGTTGGAAAGGGTGATTGGTGGGTAGGGGCTGGGCTTGAGAGCGAGCAGCGGAAGCGAGAAGGAGAGAGAGTAAGGCAGAGGCCGTTAGAGCGAGGGATAAGGAGATGGGGCGGAGATGAGTGAGTGAACTCAGCATTTGTGTACCTTTAGGATTCAGGATATGTCGAAGGGCTGCTAACCAGCTTTGAGTCCCAGCTTAGGTAAAACGGGTTGTGACTTCATCGGGTCTAGCCACAAATTTGAGCCACTTAAGGATGCAAAGAGAGATTGCGGAAAGGTGCAATTCAAGGAGACGACACAGCCTGGATAGCACTGCTAGTTTGACGTTGAGGACGATTGCTGACAGGTTCTATTCGGCTTCTCCAATCAGGGTGAAAGCGGCCCAATCTCTGGGTTGAGGATGAGTTTCCATCATGCTGAGCATGGCCTGTCGGAGGGCTTGTGCTTTGTTAGGGTTCTTTTGGAGGTTCTTGTAAAACGCGGCCATTAACTCAGCTGTAGGAGCATCAGGGACTGCCCAGAGAGAAACCAAAACACTGGTTACCCCTGCGGCAATCAAGGAGCAGGATAAGCCTATCACCCCATCCCCTGTGACTTTGTCTCGTGCGGTGTTGCAGGCGATCAAAACAACTAGCTCTGCTTGTAGTTGCAGGTCGAGGATTTCGGCGGCAGTGAGCAAACCATCATCTGTGCGAGAAGGAGTGAGGGCGATCGCACTCTCTAGTCCTTGAACGTCATCCAGTAGACCATGCGTTGCCAAGTGAATCAGACGAGCTTGGGGCATTTTTTCTACAATTGCCGTCTCAGTTCCCTCTACTCCTGTAATAGCTTTGGTGTTTAGGAGAGTGGCGATCGCTTCTGCTTCTACTTGAGCACCAGGGAGCGGAGACAACGGTTGCTTAGGCTCTCCGGGAGAAAAGGAGACGCTGGGCATGGTGGAATTGCCCAGGACTAATGCTTCACCGCTGTTACTTTTTTGCCGACTCGCTAATCGATCTCGCTGCTGCCGAGTTAAAGCTAACACTTGAATGGAAGGAGCTGTCAAAATCGTATGTTTTTGAATGAGGTAATCACTCTTGACATCGTGGAGGGCAGGAAAAGGCACTTGGAACAGTGGCCCTTGAGGGATGAAAATGACGTGGGCGTTAGGGTCTTGAGGGAGCAATTCAGCGATCGGATCAATCAGCACTTGATGCAGCGTTGGTAGATCGGGCTGAGGGGGTGCAGTAAAAGGTGGTGGGTTAAAAGTGAGACCTTGACGGCTACGAACAGCGAGAAATTCCTGGTGCCCCACAATCAAACTTGCTAAAGAATAGTCGTGTTGTTGCCAGAGCGGTTTAAGGTCTACTTGTCGGAACCTAATCTTACCGTTAGGCTGAATCACCCAGATGTAGAGGGTAGATTCATGAGACTTTTGCCAGGGCAAACGCATGAAAATTATTGAGCCAGGATTCTGACAAGGTAAGCATCATCCCAGCCTGCCTTTTTGCGTTTGGCTGAGATGCCCACTTGGGTGGATTTGTCCTGACCTAAGAGATTGAGGGCAATCTGGCGCAGCAAGCTCATATTCTGGGGAGCGTGGTCTTTGCGAATTCGACAGCTATCCTCATGAAAAGAGACATCAAGCACCCAGTGCAGCCCATTCTCAATCGTCCAATGGCTCCGAATGGCTGCATTGATCACTGCTGCATCCTGGCTGAGGCTGCTCAAGTAGTAGCGCCGCTCTGTGCTGACTTTGCCATTGAGACGGCGTTCACTCTCAACCATCGCTACCGTTTGCAAACCCTTCCAGTGATTCTTTTGCACCAGGTAGTCCAACTCGGAGCCAGAGAGCGTGTAACAGCGTCGAACCTCAATGCGTCCGTGTCCTTTGTCGAGCGATCGAGCCACATCATGCTCGACATCCTGAAACTGGATAGATTGGGCTTGTTCAAAGAGCCACTGCACATCCTCGAACAAGGTCGGCTGATTGTCTTTGAGGGCGAGCACGTAATCAGCACCCTGGTCAAT containing:
- a CDS encoding CHAT domain-containing protein, whose protein sequence is MRLPWQKSHESTLYIWVIQPNGKIRFRQVDLKPLWQQHDYSLASLIVGHQEFLAVRSRQGLTFNPPPFTAPPQPDLPTLHQVLIDPIAELLPQDPNAHVIFIPQGPLFQVPFPALHDVKSDYLIQKHTILTAPSIQVLALTRQQRDRLASRQKSNSGEALVLGNSTMPSVSFSPGEPKQPLSPLPGAQVEAEAIATLLNTKAITGVEGTETAIVEKMPQARLIHLATHGLLDDVQGLESAIALTPSRTDDGLLTAAEILDLQLQAELVVLIACNTARDKVTGDGVIGLSCSLIAAGVTSVLVSLWAVPDAPTAELMAAFYKNLQKNPNKAQALRQAMLSMMETHPQPRDWAAFTLIGEAE